The Chlorocebus sabaeus isolate Y175 chromosome 1, mChlSab1.0.hap1, whole genome shotgun sequence genome includes a region encoding these proteins:
- the TCN1 gene encoding transcobalamin-1, whose translation MRQSHQLPLVGLLLFSLIPSQLCEICEVSEENYIRLKPLLNTMNQSKYTRETSSSVNVLLSLQLVGIQNQNLKQKLIQQIKYTVKRRLSQVNSGELALITLALGACHNPDENLIYDYHLIDKLENKFQAEIENMEAHNGNPLTNYYQLSLDVLALCLFNGTYSTTEVVNYFAPENKNYYFGRQFSVDTGAMAVLALTCVKRSLINGQVKTDESNLKNISIYIKSLVEKILSEKKENGLIGNTFSTGEAMQALFVSSDYYHENDWNCQQTLNTVLTKISQGAFSIPTAAAQVLPALMGKTFLDVNKDSSCVSAAGNFSNSTYEPVTVTTPVTPSSISVNYSVRINETYFANVTVPNGSVFLDVMEKAQKMNDTIFGFTMEESSWGPYITSVQGLWASNNDRTYWELLSGGIPLSQGVGSYVVHDGENLEVRWSKY comes from the exons ATGAGACAGTCACACCAGCTGCCCCTAGTGGGGCTCTTATTGTTTTCTCTTATTCCAAGTCAACTATGTGAGATCTGCG AGGTAAGTGAAGAAAACTACATTCGCCTAAAACCTTTGTTGAATACAATGAACCAGTCAAAGTATACCAGGGAAACCAGCTCCTCTGTCAATGTCCTGTTGTCCCTCCAACTTGTTGGAATCCAGAACCAAAACCTGAAGCAAAAGCTGATCCAACAAATCAAATACACTGTGAAAAGGAGAT TGTCACAGGTAAACTCAGGAGAGCTTGCCTTGATTACACTGGCTTTGGGAGCATGTCATAACCCTGATGAAAACTTAATATATGATTACCACCTGATTGACAAgctagaaaataaattccaagcaGAAATTGAAAATATGG aAGCACACAATGGCAATCCCCTGACTAACTACTACCAGCTCAGCCTGGACGTTTTGGCCTTGTGTCTGTTCAATGGGACCTACTCAACCACCGAAGTTGTCAACTACTTCGCTCccgaaaataaaaactattattttggTAGACAGTTCTCGGTAG ATACTGGTGCAATGGCTGTCCTGGCTCTGACCTGTGTGAAGAGGAGTCTAATAAATGGGCAGGTCAAAACAGATGAAAGCAATTTAAAGAACATCAGTATTTATATAAAGTCACTGGTAGAGAAGATTCTgtctgagaaaaaagaaaatggtctcATTGGAAACACATTTAGCACAGGAGAAGCCATGCAG GCCCTCTTTGTATCATCAGACTATTATCATGAAAATGACTGGAATTGCCAACAAACTCTGAATACAGTGCTCACGAAAATTTCTCAAGGAGCATTCAGTATTCCAACTGCTGCAGCCCAGGTCTTACCTGCCCTGATGGGAAAGACCTTCTTGGATGTtaacaaagactcttcttgtgtctCTGCTGCAG GTAACTTCAGCAACTCCACTTATGAGCCTGTAACTGTGACCACTCCTGTCACACCATCATCTATCTCTGTCAATTACTCTGTGAGAATCAATGAAACATATTTTGCCAATGTCACTGTGCCAAACGGTTCTGTCTTCCTCGATGTGATGGAGAAAGCTCAGAAAATGAATGATACTATATTCGG TTTCACAATGGAGGAGAGCTCATGGGGGCCCTACATCACCTCTGTTCAGGGCCTATGGGCCAGTAATAATGACAGAACCTACTGGGAACTTCTGAGTGGAGGCATACCACTGAGCCAAG GAGTTGGTAGTTACGTTGTCCATGATGGAGAAAACTTGGAGGTTCGTTGGAGCAAATACTAA